A segment of the Alistipes communis genome:
GCGATGCGATGACCGTGCGCTCCGTGATCGCAAACGTCCCCCTGCCTTCCGCGGCCGAAAGCGGGCGAGGCACGATACCGATGTCGGCGCGCGCGACGGCGAGATACGGCAATGCTGTCAGAAATAGCGTGATTTTCAGCTTCATTGTTTCGGATGTATTCGAAAAGAGGGCCGACAAGCCCGGACGTTCCGTTGCTTGCCGGCCCTCGGCCGGTTATCGGATACAGCGGTTATTTATTGTAACGAATCGCGAAATACTCGAGGCTGCTTGCATGCTGGGAGGCCAAAGCCGCTCCGGCAGCGCTTCCGTTCAGGCGGGCGTTGGCATAATCGCTGCCGTCGCTGCAAAGGTCGCTCGTCGGACGCAGACGGATGTAGACGTCCGGGTGGCCGAGGATTTCCTGCGGCAGTTCGAAGTCGATGTACTTGTAGGCCACGATCGACGAGTAGAGCGTATTCGACCAGACGGAGACGTCGGGCACCGTGTATTCGCCGATGAGATTCCATTGCGAGTCGTCTTCGGGCGCCTGCGAGTCGGTGAGCGCCCACTCGGCGCACCAGTAGCGGGGCGAATAGAAGGTCTGCTGCGTGTTCATCACGGAGATTTGCATCGAGATGTGCGAGGTCGAAATGCCCTCGGTCGAGAAGTTGATCAGCCATGCGTAGAAACGTCCCGTGTCGTCGTCCCACCAGTAGTGGTTGGAGAAGGCGGTGTAACAGTTGCCGCTTACGTTGGCCTTGCCGCGCATCGACGTACTGCCGTTGTAGTTGATTTGCTGGGAGCTCGTCGGGATTGCGTCGTTTCCGGGCCAGCCTCCCGAACCGCTGGCTGCGTATTGGTCGGAGGCGTACGGGCCGCACCACTCGATCGTTCCGTCGGGATTGCGGCTGATGAAGGCGTCCATCTTCGGATTCCAGCTCTCCTTCGAGGGGTCGATTACGATGCCGATACCGTTCTTGTTGCCGTAGTTGGCGCCGAAGAGGTTGTTCGCGCTGTTGCCGACGGGCCCTAAGTATTCGTACGTGCCGCCGCCCACCATGTGCTGCTTGTAGGTGGCTTGCAGGTACTCCTTGGAGGCCGAACCCGAATACTTTTCCTGATAGGTGTGCGTCAGCCAGCCGTTCGTGCCGTAGGTGGGTTTCTGCACCTCGTTCTCCGTGTCGGGGTTCCAATAACGATATTCGGTCAGCAGTGCCGAGAAGCTGTCTTCCACGCTGTTCTGCATCTTGCCCCAGATGTCCTCCTTGTTCTGGTGGCGGATCTGATAGCGGCCGATGTAGCCGAGCGTCGGGTCATCCGTCATTTCGGCAGGGTCGGCTCCGTTGCGCCATTCGAAACGCGAGAAACGTTCGTGGACGATTACGCCCGAAATGTCGCCCGAACCGTAGGGCAGCCGTGTGCCGTCGCTGCGGTATGCGCAGTTGGTATTGGTCATCATGTACATGGCGTCGCCGTTGATGTCGCGCACGAGCAGCGGGTATTTGCTGATACGGTGTGCGTTCGTGCCGATTGCGTACCCTTCGTTGACCGGCGTGATCGAACCTTTGCGTACGGGGAACTCGATCTCTTTGAGTGTCACGTAGGTGTAGATGTCGTCGTCGGTCAGCTCGTTCATGTGTTTCTCCTTGACGGGAACGTCGGAGGCCGAACCGGCGGTGCGCGAAATGACCATCGACTTGGTGACACCCTCCAATTCGTAGCGGTCGGGATTCTCGACCAGGTTGCCGGTGGCGCCTTGAATGAGGAGCTGCACGTGGTCGTACTGGTCGAAGATGTTGTCCTCGACCTCGTTGGTGAGAATCGAGATGCCGTAGCGGCCGTCCTTCGATTCGAGGTAGAGGGTCCGTTCCGAAACGGTGTAGTCGATTGTCGAGGTGGTAAGTTGGGTGTTCTCGCCCGCATTGCGGTTGTCGGGGTTGCTCACGACGATGCCTTCGATGATGACGTAGTCTTCGATCTTCTTGTTGAGGGCGTAGTTTTGGCGGAACTCCTCGAAAGTGATGTTGCGGCCGAGCGTCTCTTTGGCCGTGCGTTGCAGCAGATTGAACTCGACGGAGACGGTCTCGTCCCATCCGTCGGTGAATGAGAGCGACACGGCGGCCGAGCGCGGAACCTCTTCGGCGGGGTTGGCGTCGAGCGTGATGACCAGCTCGCGCTCCTCGCTCTCGGCGTCGACGATCTCGATCTCCTGGATCCAGTCCGTATTCTCGGGATCGGAGTATTCGGTCTCCACCGTAATGTCGGAGAAGGGAACGTTGGTCTCGATGACCGACTTGTTCTCGCCGCCGGCCCCGGGGACGATGATCGACGAATTTGCGAATGCGATGCGCGCGTCGATGAGCGCCTTCTGCTTGATGTAGAGCGTGTCGCGCCGCGAATCCACGTCGGAGCAGAGGACGATGCCCGCCTTGCGTTTGAAATCCTCGTTGAATTCGCATTCGGCCGTGATTGTGGCCTTGCCGTCCGTCGTCTCGCCGCACGCGAGGCTCAGCCAGTCGGATTCGTTTATCCGTTCGATATGGTATGCGCCGTTGGTGTAGATGTCGATGTCGAACGAGTTCGCATCGGCCTCGACGATGAACTCTTTTTCCAATGCGCCCAGTTTGACGAGGTCGATGTCCTCGGCGTCGACATTGGTGCAGGCAGCTGCGATTCCGACCGCAGCGGCGATGCTCCAAAACTTGAATATCGATTTGCGAAAGTTCATGTTGTTTCGGTTTTGTCGTTGTTGTTTTTCCGGTCAGGCGGTCGGCTGTCGTCCGCCGCCCGACCGAAATGCGTTTAGTTGTAACGTATCGTGAGCGTACCGATTCGAACCTGACAGTTGGCGGCCGTGATCTCCGGCGTGAGCGTGCCTTTTTCGATGCCCAGATTCGTCGGATAGGTCGAAGCGCTGCTGCTCGGGGCGATGTCGGTCACCTTGTCGGCTACTTGCAGGCGCAACACCACCTTCTCCTTGCCGAAGCAATCGGCCGGCAGCCGGCGCAGATGCTCGGTGTAGCCCGGCGTCGAGTCCTGCGATGTCCCGCTCCACCATACGATCGAACGCTTCTTGATGATCGGGCAGTCGGGAACGGGTCGGAACGTCGTGCCTCCGTCGACGGAGTAGAGCAGATTCCAGTGCGCAGGGCCGGTCAACGAGGTGTTGTTCATGTTTCCGTGTCCCCAAACGATGCCGAAAATCAGGTTCGATCCGGTGATGCCCTGCGTCGAGAACGAGATGTCGAAATATTTGCCTTCGTCCTTGTCGAAATCCCACCACTGGCGCGAGAGTACGACGCTGCCATTGGGCACCAGTCCCTTCTGTTCGGAAGTTCCGCCGCCGTTGCCCGAGCAGACGACATTGTTGAAATCCGGTGACCCGGCCTGCGTGGCGTCGTACTTGTCGATCTCGCCCTCTCCGATTTCCGGTGTGAGGTCGTTCTGGCGGTCGTTCCAGTTCCACTCGACGATGGTCTTCGAGAACGGCTCTTCGGTCAGGGCGATCTCACCCTGAGTCATGGCGCGCAGCTGGTAGCGGCCGAGGTCGCCGAAACGGACGGGCGCCACGTCGTCGGCCACGACGATACCTCGGAACGTGCCCGA
Coding sequences within it:
- a CDS encoding DUF5689 domain-containing protein; this translates as MNFRKSIFKFWSIAAAVGIAAACTNVDAEDIDLVKLGALEKEFIVEADANSFDIDIYTNGAYHIERINESDWLSLACGETTDGKATITAECEFNEDFKRKAGIVLCSDVDSRRDTLYIKQKALIDARIAFANSSIIVPGAGGENKSVIETNVPFSDITVETEYSDPENTDWIQEIEIVDAESEERELVITLDANPAEEVPRSAAVSLSFTDGWDETVSVEFNLLQRTAKETLGRNITFEEFRQNYALNKKIEDYVIIEGIVVSNPDNRNAGENTQLTTSTIDYTVSERTLYLESKDGRYGISILTNEVEDNIFDQYDHVQLLIQGATGNLVENPDRYELEGVTKSMVISRTAGSASDVPVKEKHMNELTDDDIYTYVTLKEIEFPVRKGSITPVNEGYAIGTNAHRISKYPLLVRDINGDAMYMMTNTNCAYRSDGTRLPYGSGDISGVIVHERFSRFEWRNGADPAEMTDDPTLGYIGRYQIRHQNKEDIWGKMQNSVEDSFSALLTEYRYWNPDTENEVQKPTYGTNGWLTHTYQEKYSGSASKEYLQATYKQHMVGGGTYEYLGPVGNSANNLFGANYGNKNGIGIVIDPSKESWNPKMDAFISRNPDGTIEWCGPYASDQYAASGSGGWPGNDAIPTSSQQINYNGSTSMRGKANVSGNCYTAFSNHYWWDDDTGRFYAWLINFSTEGISTSHISMQISVMNTQQTFYSPRYWCAEWALTDSQAPEDDSQWNLIGEYTVPDVSVWSNTLYSSIVAYKYIDFELPQEILGHPDVYIRLRPTSDLCSDGSDYANARLNGSAAGAALASQHASSLEYFAIRYNK